The stretch of DNA TTGACATCCCAAACCACAAAGACAGAATGTGCATTGTAGACAAAGTGAAATGGTGGAGAAAGAAACGTACCTTGGAATTAAGGTGCGGGAAATGAAGTGGGGTTGTGGGAATTGGAATTGGAACGTAATTAGAGACCCCTTTTGAGGTTTATACTTTATATAACACACAAACGAGAGAGAGGAAGATGAAGGGCGTGCAATGCAAGGGATTAATAAATTGGCAATGATgggcagaaaaaaaaattgtggggGGAAAAGAAGAAAGTGGGGTGTTGGTGTTGCCATCTTCCTTCCAAGTTGCAACCTGCCACAACCTGAGACAAAGTGTGGGTCCCACATCGATCTCCTCTTCTTAACTCATAATAATTCATGCATCGGTCTGGGACCCACTTAAAAGTGTTGGATTTCTTAATGGATGAAAATGTGATTTTAGAACTCAATCAATTCCGCAGGTAGTTAAAattgaatgaattttaaaatgttgacCTTTGGTAAAAACTTAGTCATCAAGTTAAAAGTGTTTAGTGGTTCTTAGTACTGTAGTAAgttgacaataaaaaaaaaatcgtacTTGCTTATAATAGCGATGGTAAAGTAAGTAAAATAgtgtgaatattttaaagaacAATTGGTTGTTGGACTACACGATCTATGATGTTTTTTAACTACACCTTTTCCGTTTCCTTTAAtgattatacttttttatgGAAATCTATAAGCAGCCATGTGGTTCTTGGCCCTCATGGTCTCAACACGTGATTTGCGCTTAGTTAGAACCATAAAGTTGGATTTGATTCCCTTATGTTGtcttcataaatataataatctaattacattattataaagaaaaaacaaaattaaatgctTCAGAAGATTATCACTTTATCccaaatttaatatcttaaattctatattcaaaaataattaactcacttttattttagttttaaataaataaaataaatatactatacttttagtagaaaaaaattatatatgattttaataattacttttataatgGAATATAGTTCTTACagtattttactaaaataaaatttcaacaaGGTGGAAATTGGAAATGAAAATTGCTACACATTTTGGGATTCGCGGGTTCAACATTTTAGAAATACAAATGAACACGAAGGTGACTTAGGTTAGCATTTCATATTTTCTAGTTAAAAAACCAACCCCAATTGAACTCCTTTCTTATCTTCcgaaggttaaaatatttttttggtcccaatttttgttaacttttttcaaataagtcccaatttttgcggggtgctcaaataggtcctaatttttgtcaatttggttcaattaggtcctaattgggtaacgccgtttaaattgATAACATTTCACTGTACAGTTGGCTATTCTTTGCTACGTGTCCAAATACTAATCCTACGTGTCTGAGTTTCTTTACAATGAAGTGGTTAATTAGTGGGTTAAACACATTACgtttttaattaaatgcaaataatgaaaatttaaaaaataaagtgttagGGTTTATAAAAAGTCGAAGAAGCCATCTCATGTGTGAACTTGGTCATGCTTGGAACGTTGAAGCTTTGTTGCAGCTATGTCTCAGACccaatcatctttttcatattGTAATAATTGTGTGCAGCGTAGTGTTCCCTCTTCTCGCACCCAAGCTTTAAGACCCATTTGTGATTGTGGGGAAGCTGCAGTTCTGAGGACAATGACAACACAAACGCACAATAAAACAAACAGAACCGCTTTCGAAAATCACACCAACCCAATCGCAAACGAGTAAAACCAAAATCGCAAACGACCAATCACCAAAAAACGAAAGTGAAAGCTCTAACACAATAGAAAACCTAACCTGGATTCGATATCTGCGATGAATTGATGATGATCTCGTAACAATTGCACAACCCAAACGAAGCAAAtttgcttttctttctttcccccAAATTCGAGCACAGGTAACCTAAATCCCCAAAtttgcttttctttctttcccctAGACACGTTTAACCccttttactttttaatctgcgttcaaatatcttttttattttcctttcttttactttttttcgtTAAATACTGTTAATTAAAACCTTAATGTGTTTAACCACCTAATTAATCACCTGATTATAAAGAAAAACTGACACGTAGGATTAGTATTTGGACATGTAGCAAATAATAGCCAACTGTACAGTGAAACGTTATcaatttaaacggcgttacccAATTAGGACCTAGTTGAaccaaattgacaaaaattaggacctatttgagcaccccgcgaaaattaggacctatttgaaaaaagttgacgaaaatggggaccaaaaaggtattttaacctctTCAAAAAGTATGCTCTAGTTTAAACTAGCGAGTCATTGAGCATAACGTATCTTCGTCTCTAAATATAAATGGAATCCAACAAAATTCATGATTTCCAATAACTTTCTGTCAGTCATATGGAAAGtgttaaaactgaaataacATTTCTTTCTGAATCAAGAGTTGCATGAAATTGGCAATAAAGGATCACTTAATTAAGAGCATCCTTAATCAATGGAACAATATCATATTAACGCTTTTTGTACTTCTAAACTCTAACTGGATCCAAATGCCTTCAGTCTATACGGCGCAAGAGGTACTCAACCTGAACCTCCTTGGTGAGAGGTATCACCCAATCTTTGTACAAACGAGAAGCCACTGTTGGGTCAAACTTACTTTTCTCTTTGCCATCATTATCACTGTCAAGACTTACTTCTTGACCAAACACTGTGGCCTTCTTTTCAACCCTCTTCCTCACTGTCTCTTCAACGCTCGTAAATGTCAACAATTTCATCAAACCTTCTCTATCCTGCAAAAATTTAGTACTCACTGGTATAAGGGGCGTGTTCAAGTTTTCAAATTGACTATCAGTATAACCAAATTGAAGGGTGTAAATGAAAAACAACCCTTGTTATATAATGCACTTTTGTGACCATAAAATAGATACATGAATGATGAAAATCATGGAACTAAATAAGCCAAGCCAACACAGAGCAAtctacacacatatatatatataccttagCTCGAATTAAAGGTTCATAGTCTTGAGGAGCATCCCTGAATTTTACCTCAGCCACAAACTTTCCATAATGAATCCTTCTTGAGATAGCCTGCAAATGTTTTATAGAATGAACTTTCAGATTCATTACTCAGTTAGGACACTAGCAAGTTCTCAAGTTAGAGAAGGGCTATGTTTGGATAAACTTGTTAATGAGCACttgcaaaattaaaatcaacttGTGTAAAATAACTTTGCAGAAAcactttcatttaacttttcTAAAATCAACTTGTGTTTCTAATGCATGTTTCTTTCTGTTTTCACGTCCAAATCAAGAAAATACACACAATCTACTATTTTTGTAGCTTATGTCACAGATAACAAACATGTTATCTAAACATGGCCAGAGTACATGCACGAAACAATAGTTCAGTTGATAATACTTTCCATAATAGTTAAACTGTAAAGATTGTTCTATATGAATTCTTTCGTAAACATGCTCCTAAAATTACATAAGAGCGTACATTACCTGCAATAACGAAAGATCAGTCGCAGCAGTTTGCGCATAGTTGCCATCATCACCCGAATTAGCAAGCAATGGAAGTAAATCTTGCAGATACATTTTCCAGATGGACTTGTTTATGTTAATTGAAGCAGCTCCAGGATGCAAAAACTAAAGATGGAAATAAGTTAACAGAGAGACCCTTTATCATCTAAATTTCATGAATTGTGGAAATTGGAAAATGGTATCACATGACTGAATTACCTGTGAGAAGGGGTAAGATGGCACACTTGATGGTGGTAACTTTTCAGGGAAGAATGGGTTTTCTTCAGGGTTTGTGTATCTTCCAGCCTGAAATTCACTCTATTTATTTTAGACCTAACattgtttcaaatttaaataacagAATACAGAAAATCAGAACAACTCATGCTGATGACTAGCAGAGATTTAAACACTTATGATGGTCATAAACTCATAACAGAAGCAGAAAATTCCAAGATGGCCCTCATCTTGAAATAGCATGCTACTAGGAATGTTTTGTCTGAGAATTTTGGTGTTCTAAGTAATGTTCAACATGAGTCTTTAACTCTTTATCTTGATGCTAAATTTTTATGCTTGGTTATACGGTTCCACATATCAGATGtgattatgtttatgtttattttgaagCTATTAGTTATAGCTTCCAAATACTGATTTCTGAACCAGTTATCAAACACTTTGATTATCGCAACATATTTAATGATACccttttaacatccatttgcaCACACTTACAATCTCAAGAAAAAAGAATATGCCAAAGTTATTGAAAGAAAAGCTCATGCCATCCGTTCAGATGCACAATCACTGTCACAATACCATTACAACGACATAATCTGACAACCCAACACAAAACAagacaacaaaacaacaaaacaaacaagCTAAGAATAAGGCAATAGCAGTAAATAGTACCTTAGCTTGAACGTCCTCggtatttttaataacaaattccACCAATGAGCCAGAAAAACCAGGGATTTGAGCATACTTATCATCATAGGTGTGAGAATTGGAAGGAAACTTGGCTCTCTCAATGAGACCATAAATAATGGTATCCTCTTGCCTAATCAAATTTTCCCTAACCGAAGCCAGCGTGTACACATTTTCATCTGCTTTCGCCATTCTGCATCTCACGCCACATATTGTCAACACAAGAATCACCAATGGAAACCGATGCATCATTTCATCAACCCAAGAGGTTCAAATTGAAACACCCAAAACCGATCACACCAAGATTCTGATTCTGATATGAAACAAATCATGATTGTGCTGACATTATATAGCACGAGGAGATACcaatataattaatacaatAACTCACAAGTCAAATTCAGCGCCACCCATTTCATCATATGACTCGGAATTTCATATGACACATACAACAATATCCACGAACATGTTTGACATCCCAAACCACAAAGATAGATTGTGCATTGTAGACAAAGTCAAATGGTGGAAAAAGAAACGTACCTTGGAATTAAGGTGCAGGAAATGAAGTGGGGTTGTGGGAATTGGAATTGGAACGTAATTAGAGACCCCTTTTGAGGTTTATActttaaataacacacaaatgagAGAGAGGAAGATAAAGGGTGTAAGGTATTAATAAATTGGCAATgaagggaagaaaaaaaaattgtggggGGAAAAGAAGAAAGTGGGGTGTTGGTGTTGCCATCTTCCTTCCAAGTTGGAAATTGCCACAACCTAAGACAAACGTGTGAGTCCCACATCGATGTCCCCTTCTTAACTCTTAAGAATTCACGCATTCGTTTGGGACCCACTTAAAAGTGTGGATTTTTTTAATCGATGAAATTGTGGTTCTAGAACTCTATGTATAAAattgaatgaattttaaaatgttgacCTTTGGTAAAAAATTTTGAGTCGTCAagttaaaaatgtaataaattaagtAGGTTTTAACTACTTCAAATTCTGAAAATTTCTTCTAAACAGCATTTGAAGTCACTTtggatatttataatttttctttcaaagaatcaatatataaagtaacacataaaataacaaCGTATAAtcatttgttgaaaaaaaacaaagaaaaatatagttaaaatggTTTTAACTTGTTTTTCGTTATGATTCTCAAGTTTACTATAACATCAAATTTGTAGCTGAGATAAATTTGACCACGcatcttaatttaaaattaatttcactaaatttcaaaacaaatgaACACTAAATCTGATTCTCCATTATCTGCTACTCCAATCGAtgatatttaaaacatttgttTAACATAAATTAAGAATAGATGTAAGTAAGAATTTTCAGAagaataattatgaaaatactTAATTGTTAGTTATTAAGATGacacaaaatttcaaaacacgctgaaaactttttaaatagcAATCTAAAATCAATTTATCTATCTTATCTTATTAGATAAAGTTGAGAagacaaaaataactaattgaaaaaaatagattacatattatatataaaaaaaatacaagctgttaacttttatttgaagtaataatttttaatacgaTATAgtgaattatatataaaatattcattttagaAACTCGTTGACTTGGAAAAATTTACATTCAATGCATCTTTAGatgtattcttatttttatgttataattaGAGTTTCACTTTACAAAcagaaattatttttggataaataGTTTTAGGTAAttgtaaacttttttaaataatattattacttaactcgaagtaatttttataaacaatCTATGGAAGTGATGAAAGTAattatataaagtttttttaaaaaaatattttataaattccgTTAATCAAGTGAAGTTGTTGGCAGTtatactactttctactattagAAAGTCAAAAGCTGACCTAGAAATGTGACCAATAATGTTCTGTTCCCACTCTAATTAATTTGCTTTATTACATGTTGTAGCATCATCTTTAAGTAAGTtctcaattataaaattgaacaaacactttctactttaaaaatataattttattaataattaaataaaaataggtgACAAAACATACTTTATTCTTAGTATAATTAATGAATACAACAAATATaagtatgaataaaaaaatttaatttcgtagatttatttaaacttttttaataattacgataattaaacattatatatttgatagatatgaattttcatctatgtttattaatgaaaaaaaataatattcaattaattttataagaaactattaaattttaaaattttaaaaaataataaataaaaagtaaaagatttgaaaattaattgtatattaaatttgatatttcttATAATAAACACTTAGAACaattatgaaaaactaaatgcGTGTTATTCACTTACTTTAATCATTAAAATGAATTCAAACaagatttataaaattaaaagttttatatttattattattattattatttaaaacaaaaataaaatatgttaatatattttatacgaCTACTTATCCAATAAAAGTTTACTAAATTACGAGAatagaaactaaaaaatatcttaaaagtaAAGTACCGTGTGTGCgacatataagaaaaattaaattaagacaTTATATTGCAAAGAAAGTGATTAGCACGAGTTGAAGTAAACGTGTGAATTCACGTTCGTAACATTATGTTTTGCTTAATTGGTGGTGCGAGAATAGCGTAAGAACGAAGATATGGAATATGCTTTgcataatttatcaaattaaaacttttcttcttatcaTGTTAATTTGATGAAAACACAATGAGTTTACACGTCCAAAAAATTTATGGGTTTGATTTACTATTTTCTGAAAATTCATCGTAAAATAGTATAATCGTGGTGAGAACActgaaaataaattagtttataatttagATGGGGAAAAATTCGTAATTAGGAATGACAACAGGACGGACGGGACGAATTTTACTATGTCATACatatttttgtagaaaaaattcatttcatCTCCACATCT from Vigna unguiculata cultivar IT97K-499-35 chromosome 8, ASM411807v1, whole genome shotgun sequence encodes:
- the LOC114193331 gene encoding chorismate mutase 2-like isoform X1; translation: MMHRFPLVILVLTICGVRCRMAKADENVYTLASVRENLIRQEDTIIYGLIERAKFPSNSHTYDDKYAQIPGFSGSLVEFVIKNTEDVQAKAGRYTNPEENPFFPEKLPPSSVPSYPFSQFLHPGAASININKSIWKMYLQDLLPLLANSGDDGNYAQTAATDLSLLQAISRRIHYGKFVAEVKFRDAPQDYEPLIRAKDREGLMKLLTFTSVEETVRKRVEKKATVFGQEVSLDSDNDGKEKSKFDPTVASRLYKDWVIPLTKEVQVEYLLRRID
- the LOC114193331 gene encoding chorismate mutase 2-like isoform X2, giving the protein MAKADENVYTLASVRENLIRQEDTIIYGLIERAKFPSNSHTYDDKYAQIPGFSGSLVEFVIKNTEDVQAKAGRYTNPEENPFFPEKLPPSSVPSYPFSQFLHPGAASININKSIWKMYLQDLLPLLANSGDDGNYAQTAATDLSLLQAISRRIHYGKFVAEVKFRDAPQDYEPLIRAKDREGLMKLLTFTSVEETVRKRVEKKATVFGQEVSLDSDNDGKEKSKFDPTVASRLYKDWVIPLTKEVQVEYLLRRID